From a region of the Tateyamaria omphalii genome:
- the moaB gene encoding molybdenum cofactor biosynthesis protein B, translated as MSRIDESLDFIAIRIAVLTVSDTRSLDEDRSGDVLVGRLTDAGHVLADRKVLPDERDQIAAQLRAWCDDPEIDVVLSTGGTGLTGRDVTVEAHRDVYEKEIDAFGTVFTIVSMQKIGTSAVQSRATGGVCNGTYLFALPGSPGACKDAWDEILGRQLDYRHRPCNFVEILPRLDEHQRRK; from the coding sequence ATGAGCCGGATTGACGAGAGCCTTGATTTCATTGCCATTCGCATCGCGGTGTTGACGGTCAGCGACACGCGGAGCCTTGACGAGGACCGGTCCGGCGATGTGCTGGTGGGGCGTTTGACCGATGCGGGCCATGTATTGGCGGATCGCAAGGTGCTGCCGGATGAGCGGGACCAGATTGCGGCGCAGCTGCGCGCATGGTGTGACGATCCCGAGATTGACGTGGTGCTGTCGACGGGCGGCACGGGCCTGACGGGGCGGGATGTCACGGTCGAGGCGCACCGCGATGTCTATGAGAAGGAGATCGACGCCTTTGGCACCGTCTTTACCATCGTGTCGATGCAGAAGATCGGGACCAGCGCGGTGCAAAGCCGGGCGACGGGGGGCGTGTGCAACGGCACTTATCTCTTTGCGCTGCCGGGCAGTCCGGGCGCCTGCAAGGACGCGTGGGATGAAATTCTGGGCCGTCAGCTCGACTATCGCCACCGGCCCTGCAATTTTGTCGAAATTTTACCCCGTCTTGATGAACATCAGCGACGGAAATAG